The Malus sylvestris chromosome 8, drMalSylv7.2, whole genome shotgun sequence genomic interval TCAGAGCCAACCTGAAGGACTGAATGAAAAGACCTAGCCAAGACCCGGCCACTAACAGCAGCAAGCAGAAATCTTCCCTGTTTAGGGAAAAGGCAGTCATCCTCGGAtggaaataacattttttttatttcttgcaTAGTTCAAACAATTGAAGAGTGCATAATGCATGAGCACATATTTCTCTCATGGCCTGGACCTCCCAAAAATTTAATGTTTTTCCAGTGAACTTTACGGACAACAATTTCTGATAATGTAATGACATACTGAAAATGACAAGATACTAACAATCTGACTTGTAACATTTTCTTGTTAAATTTAATAGAGAGAAAGATCTTTCTATCTAAAACATTATTTGATAAATATAGAAAGTAATAAGAATACCAAAACATAAGCGACGAAAATTCTAAACAACTCACATTTGCATCTTCTGAGTGAAGATTAAATTGGGGCTCAATAACATTCACCATGAAATGACGAGTCCCCTCCTCCTCAGAATCATTTGTGTCTCTATTCTTTGCTACAATCATGGGAAACAAATGCCACTTAGCAGAAATTTTGGTctataaaacaaattaatgtCCATGACATTCATCACAATATAGTTaacaatatttatttaaaaagtcctgttcccttttgtttttttccctataaaaacaaaaagaaaagctcAGGAAATCCAAAAGTACACTTCTAAAAACAAGTTTAACACATTCGCATATTGGacataaaaatataagtaaTTCAGATTTCATGGGGTGGAAAATTTACCAACTACAGCAGATGACGAGTTCCCAACCACAACAGATGGAGAGTTACCAGATGTCGCTGATGATGAGTTCCCAACTGCAACAGATGATGAGTTCTCGGTGGCTGATGATGAGTTTTCTAATTTAACGGGATGTGCTGGAGATGAAAGTGAACCAGAGGTCTCTGCATGCTCGACGGAAGAGGAAGTAACACCATGGCTGGTAGTAGAGGGTTTAGAGTTACCATCTTGTTGCATTTCACCACCAGTATGTGCCTGGTTCTCCTCGTGTAATTTCCTTTGGGCATACTGCCTAGAAGGAGAAGGTTTGGATGGCTGAAATGCTTTGGATAAACCACCAACAAAAGACCAAACAGCATCTCTATTCTCAATAGTCCACAGAAGCTTTAGCCCATAAACAAATATACGCTGACAATTGTCAGCTATTACCACATTGTATCCATCATCATCACTATGATCAGACCGTGTATGCTCATCACTCTCACTCCCATTTTCAAACTCAGACCTCACATATGTCATCTCAAGATTTTTTCTTCCAGCCTCTTGCCAAGCTAATAACCTGGCTGGGTCAGCTTTTGGCGCCTGCCTTCTTATTGTGAAATAATCAGATGACAATAGAAATCCATCATCACGATGCTTCTCTGTGCAACTACTCACATAGTTACTTTTCTCATTGGGACCTCTATCCGTAGATGCAGATTGTGAATTTTTTATTGTCATTTGAACCACTTTTGCAACACTAgtactttcttttttatttaaaaatgccTTAGGCATATGAAGGTCAAAACCCTGGTAAACAAGATCAAGAGGCTCACGCTTGCATTCAAAAGTATACTTTTGCTTACCACGACTATAACACATTTCACATTTGAGCTTAGTCATATTAAATGTCAGTCCCTTAGCTGGATCATCATCATCTAGCGGCATATGTTTTAAACATGTAGGTGCAGCATCAATGCGGAGCATAAATTCTGTCATTACTCTGTCCAATGACAAGTTACCAGATCTAGGAACTCTTGGAACTCCAAAACGAGGCCAACGAGCAAAGGACCGCAATTTGTGAGGAGGAAGATAATTCATGTTCCAAAACTTTATCAACCATGCTAGATCATGAGCGCCAACATTTAGTGTCGGTGAAAGAACGGAAACATTGTCATCTTTATGAGGAGGACCATAAACAGTTCCATCTACATCACCATTACCTGCCTCGGTAGAAAAAGTGCTTTGCTTTTCAAGTGGAGAGGGCCTAAGAGAAAAGGTCCAGCGAAGGGATAGAGAGGTGGATCTGTATGGATCAAAAACCTTATCACGAGGTCTTCCTTCAGCAGGAAGTGCAAACAAATAATGATTCATGGGATTTCCAGATTCACATTCCCAACCTAATGTAACTTCAACTGTAAAGGCTGGAGCCTCTAGCAATGGACCGGATACACCTTTAGGAAGTTTTAAACCACGATTATTTGCCAAACTCTCCAAACTGCTTAAGAAAATCTTGAAAGCATTTGCTGATACATAAATACGGCCATCAGACTGCTGAATCTCCATAGAACCAGTTATTATTTGAAGTTTGTCAAGCTTTTCATAAGGATCGGTAGTCGCTAGTATATTAAATTTGGCTTCTGAAAATAATAAGGTGATGTTTCCATGAATATAATTTCTCATATCATCCCACCATGGTAAGCTCTTTTCCTTTTTGGGAGGAGTGGGAAGTGGATTAGGGTTCCTAACAGATAGATTAGCCCTGCGAAGGGCCACAGAAAAAGCATAAGTGACATCAGCAAAAGCAGGTTCATACCCCACCCCAAAGGACACTTCAGCTTTCTGAAAATGTAAGGATAAATCTGTAAATGTTTTCATAGGTGGAGTTGTGCCACTAGCCGAACGAAGCATGTTCACCTTTCTCCATCTCCCAATATAGACTTCTTTGTATACTTGAGGCTGAAAACTTGTTGCCTGATCCAAAGAAATAATTTCCAATTATACAGCATACGCGCACAAGTTTTGCATGTAAGGACATGAAAAAATCACATCAAGACCCAAATAATCAATCATGATATACATACAAAGGTTTGATACACTTTCAAATATCACTACAGGGTCTGATCACAGAAGACAGAAGAATGGTTTTTCATTTTGACAAGAAGAAGAACCTGGGAGTCATTTTATCCAGGAAAAGAAAAGGTGAAGGATATTCAGCACCTTTTGATGAATGATATTGCTAGGGTCTCTAGGCaattatttttcattagttttcactCTCTTTTTTCGGCCTTGGGCCTCAACTGGACCCCAACAAAAGGTGAAATACAGGCAATGCGTACAAGCAGTCTACAGAAGATATTAAGGCAGCTTATGTGAGCAAATCCAAAACAAGTATTTTAACCTAAGAAATATGCACACAAACTCCGTTTCTTTATTGTCCTTTAGCTATAAAAAAATGTCTCCTTTTcagaaaagggaaaaagaaatatGCTACTTAAAAAACAGGAAGGACCAGGTCATCTAAACCCCACAATGTCCTCTAAGACTTTTTATGTCAGCATGCATGCACATAGCAATAGATGCAAGTATTTAGTCCTTAATTATCCAAGAAGATGGATTGTATGAAATCAAATAAACTTATAATTCCACTTCACAAACAATATTCTTAGCGCATGACCAAAAGGAGATGCATTGATAAAAGGTGGGTAATATCCCCGCATTTGACATTTTACAAGAAATTTACACTGGTTCTTGTCCAAAGAGTGGGGACAACATTACTGACTACTTCAACATGACTAAATGAAATGGCATATTGGCACATTAACTAGCTCTTTAACTTTTTTTGAACCATATAATCACTAATCGACAATCACAATTGACGACTTGATGTTGGACCAGAAAAACCACTTTGAAAGTGTTGGTTAACCCAAAGGAATGATCTTTCCACATAGTAGATTATTTAAGCTGTAGAAAATTAGTAAATCTTTACTTTTATTTCATAAAGAGACATTACTAAAAAGAAAAGAGGAGAAATTAAGCTGGAGGATATGAGTATTTCTTCAGCTACTTTGTCAAACTATCTGACCAAACGTCAAGTTTTGCAGCACAGACGTTCATCACTTGCATTTCcagttttgttcttttttttcttctttttttttcttatcatgGTAGGCTTGGCCAACAGAAAATAATTGGAAAAAACCAATGTTCCTGTAATCAAGAGGCGTCTAacgattttctttcttttaatattttctgcCCAAAAATAGCAACTGGCAAAGCAAATTTACATATGCTAAACCCAAGAAATCAAAAGAAGGGTAACAAACGGAATGTCACTTTGCAAATTACCTGCTGTGCAAGTACAAGACGACCTTCACATTTACCAGAAGTACCACACAAAAGAGGAGATGCATAATCACGTAGCTGAACGACCAGAGAACCTGCGTGCAAGAGAATATTACTCCCATATAGTCGAGAAAATGGTATATCATTTTCACAACAAACCGGATCTAGCGTCTTTATGACCTCTATCATCCCATCATCTCCACCATCAATCCTTGTCAAGGTTACATCTAAGTCTCTTGCTGTTATGGAAAGAAGAGAAGTCCTAGAAGTACTTGGCTTAAAACCAGACTGAAACCCTTCCCTACAGGCACCTGAACCTTCAGATGGTGCTAGATTTTTGCATGCCCTGTAATAAGATTTGAATGATTGTTTATAAATTTCTCCTTTCATCTCATTAACTGCTGATGGATCTTGTACATCAATCTCAACTCCATTAAAGAAAGTTTTTCTTCCTTGAGTAGAATCTACTGTTTCGGTTGTTTTAGGAATCTGGTTGGCTTTGGAAACAAATTCATCAAGAAACTTCAACCTAACAGCTAACTCAGATGCCTCATTCTTCATCAGCTGATAATGTTCATCAAGCCAACCTTGCAGCGGCTCTTCTTCAATATCAGCAGTTAACTTTCGTATGCCAAACTTTAAACAGCCAACTTTCATTGAACCAGGCTTCTTAGGTTTTGAGGTATCTTTCTTCGTGGGAAAGATGAGGCTAGTTCTAGCAGCACTTACAAGCTTCAAAGCACGCAACATTTCTTCAACAGAATCATCAATGGCGCGCAATTCTAACCTATATGGCAAGCAAATATGAACATCAAGGCCTTGAATTACCCAATCCCATGTTGTAGCTACAGGTGTTTTTGCGTCGGAAGGGCATGAGGCACTAGGAACACGTGAAATTTGCATCCGGCTACTTTTTAATACTCTGGACCCATTAAAACTAAGCATAAGCCCTTCAAGAAGTACACCTATACGGGCATTCTCAGAAAAAATTGATTGTACCTGAACCATTGCATCAACCCCATCACCAGCCTCAGCAAATATGGACAGCATTTCCACATCTACAGCAAAAATAGATTCCCTCTTCTTGGGCTTGTCTAAATTCACTGGTTCTGCAATGACTTCTTTTTTCTGGTCAGAACCTTTCATGCCAGGGGCATCTTCACTACCATGTCTCTGAAGCTTCTGATTATGTACAAGTAACTTCAACTGTAGTCCAAGTTCAACTAGTGATAATTGTACATCAGGTTCCCACCTAACTGTAATATCAGTAGCACTGAAAAGAGAGCAAACAGCAACCTCTTTCAGACCACCAGAACGCCGTACAAATTTGGAATTCTGGATGTCAAACAAAGCCACTTTCGTTTCCGGTTTATCTTCCTCCAAGTGGTCCTGATAGATAGATCTGGCTCTTTCAAGTTCAATCTGTGTGGATTGTTTCTCCTTGTTCACGCGCAAACTTAAATGGAAGATGTCAAGAGAAATGGAATACCTCAGTTTCTTGCGTTCATCAGATGTTGTGGACATTATGTCTGCAACCCGGGGTGTGCCATCATCTGAGGTACTTATTACAACTCGACCACCTTGTGATCCATAGTTCACACGCTTAGGATCTGCAACAACAGTATTTTCTAAGCCTGCCTCACCACAAAATTTCACAGAACATCGTTCAAGATTTAACTTCAACAGCTGAGTCCCTTTCCCTGATGGTTTGGACGGACGCCCTCGGCTTTGTGATGCTCTTCTTTCAGAAGAAGACAAAGTTTTCAAAAGTGCTTGAAAGGACATTGCAGTTGATATAAGCGACTCAACACGCTTGAATGTAAAAAACACACCCATACCAGTCACATCAACAGATAAAACCAATTTACATTTCGGACCGTCTTCTTTGGATGATTCCATGTCCTTTTTGCCCCAGTCCAGACTAACCTTTCCAACATTAATTATAGAACCCGAATTTGATTCTACACCAAAAAGGCTCTCTTTCAAGCATTCTTGGTATTCATCTGCCATGTGCAAATTTAGCTCACCAAGTTCCATATGTACAGTGGTTCCCGTATTTGATATGTTATTCGCAAATATGTGCGATGATTGAGAGCAACCCTACACCAGAAACTCAAATGTTATGACTTGTaattcataattttatttttgaactaaaaaaaaaaaaaaagattaacggGAATAGGAATACATGATTAATGACAAATAAAGAAGCTGAAGCTAAAGAAGAGCAAGAGACACAATGGCTACTTCACCGGACAGTGAAAATTAGACGGCAAATCAACAAAAACAGAGCTCTATCACCTACATATATGCAAATGGTTTACATTATAATATGACTAAATATTAATTGCTTAAGAACTTAGAAGTGCACTTGGGAGAGAATGGTACTACAATGTTGTTTTCTTTGATCTAATACAACTTTTttcttaatcaaaacagaaGGCCCTACTATGTATGACCTGCTGAGGGGTTTTAATATACACCACACTTTTACTCATTTTAAAGGAAATAGAATAAAAACCACTCTGAATTTTTGCAATGGCGAATGGATGGTTTCATATCCTTTCACCTATGAGTTCCCCATGTACATAAAATGATATTCAAGCAAGGACAAGAAGAGCGCTCAAAACTCTACAAATATCAGGAAATTCTAATAATAACCCATTTGCTTACTACACCTCTCATCTCCTTTAACAAATTAAAGATTTGCTCGATAACCAACCTAATCCCAAATGCCCCCAATTTGTATAAGGGATACTGATCCTTTTGGATTAGATCATGCCCCCAGGGTTAGATTGCTGGCTTCCCTTTGTCTCCTTGTCAAAGCACGCAAGGGATGTTTCTTTTAATTTGATCCATGTGTATTGGTCTGCCATTTTAGTCTAAGTGGGTCTATTTTCTCTAAGTCCGGAGTGGGGTTTGAGGgatgtttgaaaaatcactGCTTTTTAGGCGTTCGTTTCCAACGgtcttttcattttattttgtatttctcCTTTGCCCCTCCAATAAAAAGATTGGATTCTTAGGTCTTATCACACAAATAGCTACAACATCCTTTTACTCACTAAACCAACCTATGTAAACTTTTTACTCATTATATCcctcataactctcaaaactcTTAACTATGAAGACATGAAAGCCACTGCCATCACAGCCCACCGCTGATCCACCGGGTCACTGGACTTGAAGAGCTACCACACATTTCATGAGACCTGCTCACCCACTCCCACATGACCACACATCTAAGCTTTTAGAAGCACCTTTTTGAATTTCATCTTCAGCGAAGACCTAGGGTGAATCTTAAATCTAAGCTCATTTGTGGTTTCTGTAACTATTTTCATTGCTTATGATCTTTTTTGGCCTTTGTCTGTTATGATTTATGTTGGAAAACATACTCCGTGTGTGATTTAAAATCATTTAATGGATTCAAGGTTTTTCAAACATCAAACACCCCTCCATGGCCCTTTTCCAGAGTGGCAACTAATAACTGAGTGGTATGTGATCAAATACGGGAAAATGAATAGAATTTACCCTAAATGATTTTAGGAAAGTTAAATCTAGAATGCACTTACATAAATTCACTACCACTGTAATCACTTGTTTGGTACCCCCACAGATTTTCCTCAAAATGTCTAATAAAATCACTCAAACTTATGGAAGTGCTGTTTAAGCATCTCTCCCACCGCAGTCATCATAACTGGGAAAGAAACTGTTGCGCATCACACATACCCTAATCATATAATATGAATCTACGAGGAATGGAGATGTGGGAAACTGTACCAGAATTGCTGCCCTGAACTTTCTTATGATTTGATACATTCCTGCTTTTATATTGTCTTTTCCTATGgtaaaatttgcataaaatgCTTGATAATTTATATAACTCAATTTGGCAAAATAAATGCCTTTCAGTGTTTGTTGTTCCTGGTTGGCTCTATAAATTTCACATTAGATAATTATATAACAGAAAAAAACTGATATTGTACAGGAAAATTTCACTTTTTCCAAAGTTTCTTACATGCACAGACAAGAATATCTTACTCTTTATACTTTTCCTGATTTTTATAACTAATTTTATATCATTGATTTCGATCCCATGGCTTGCACATATGGGTAAATGCCCTCTGGGCACAATTTTTTGATAAATTtacacataaataaaaaaacacaaaaatataaGTTGTTCAGTGTAACCTCAAAAATATGATAGTGCTAACAGAGAGTCGTATCACTTACATGATACAATGGCAACCCACTGATGCTATAAACCACAATAGTCATCTCAGGGGCTGAAACAGTACATGTCCACATGATGGCTTTGGTATCATCGGTTGGCGGTGGCTTGTCAAGAGTGGAAGTTCCCTCCCGAAGCACCATTCGTTTCTTTTTTGAGAAGTGGAGGCGCAACCATGGCTTTAATCTATTCATTATAACGTTGCATTGTGTACCTCCAAGCTTTACATCCATTTCAGCTCTGACAGGCAAGGTTGGCTGAAAAGTTAAAAGAGTTCCAAGTCAATAAATGACCCCCACCACATCAAAAATGCAGTGCCTGTTTCCAATGAAATATTGCATAGGGAATTCCATGGGAAATTCCAGATTTGattcttttcaaaaaaatatatatacatcgCATGGGAAATTCTAGATTTGTTGGAATGGACTGTAGCAGTGGCCCATGGATCTTATCATGTGCTTCGTTGCTTTTAGAAACattgttttcatttatttagAGACTATGTCCTcagtttctttctttattttcatCATATAAATACATTCCATATTAAACATGGAAAGCACTACTAGTAAGTATAAACCACAAACCTTCAGTGAAAAACCACAATCAAATAATCCTTGAATAGTGCTAAATCAATGATCCATCAATATATTCTTCtcaacaaaacataaaaaaaaacaatccatCAATATATTCAGTATCAAAATTAACTGTACATGATGATATGTTTAATTGGATATATTTACCCAACGTATGCAAGAAGTATAAAATATAAGCAGAAGGAAGAGATTAACTTTTAGGAGACACAGGTTGAACAACTTAAACTAAAAAAACTTACCTGTACTGGAATGTAAAAGAATGATGCAACATCAACTTTCAGTATCTCCAAAACAGAAATGCCAGCTTCTCTAAGCAActgaaacataatgtcaaaATCATCATCGAGAATAGACCAATATGCAACGAATGTGAAAAGTAAAACACTAAAATCATATTAACAGTGTCAAAGTTACATTCATACATGAATCTCACTGAAATCCAATTGAACATCAAGGCGTGTAGTCTCCCCCACATCTTCACTGGATTGTGATTTGGTGCTTTTTAATTGGATACCCATTATGTTATTCTCGACAGAAAAATCATATTCCCGATGCACAAATCTCACGTCCAGTTTTGGTAAACTGAAGGAAACCTATCAAAGAAGTAAAATATTAATTCTTATAAGGAACAATTTAATAAAAGAGAAGTTACACAAGTGGATGAACCAGACGTTGATGAAAGCACATAAACAAGAACAAGGAAAGATTCAATTGTAAATAATTGCATGATACTTAATATGATTCAAGAGGTTGACATGGAAAATGAATTGCTAATATCATCACATTCAGTGCAACAACTCTGAGTAATAGATATAGGGTAGAAAGATGCAAGAGAAGCTGTCAGAAGGAAATCACATTAGAGTCCGGTGACAAGCAAAACATGGCATAAAATAAAGGTTGGTCAGAGTTTTAAAATAATCTATAGCCCACTCACTCTACTTCAAAATAGGCACAAAAAAGTTCATGACTCCTCTACCCTTTATGACTCTTTCTGGACAGGGGAGATATCCTCCAAGGCACACTTCTGGCACTAGTTTAAACTTGTTTCAGCCTCTTAATACTGTACCCTAAATTACTGCTATCACATAACTATTCGGGATTTCACCTGACTGGTAAGGATAAAGGAACAGCCTGGGATATGGGTAGGTGTTAGTCCAAATCTTGGTAGGAGAAAATCTATACCATCATATCGCATGTAATTACACATACGTATAGTCCAACAACTAATTCTTTGAAAATCTGACAATAAACCTTGATGCTCAAGTAATTTCTTTGATGCCTGTGCAATTAAATTGaagtgtgtgtgcgtgtgtctttggagtttcatattttttaggaaattatttatcaaaaagaaaagaaaacatctACAAAAATGAACATGGTATCAAAACCAACTGTGCAATCATAACTTACATTCACTAAAAAGGAATATCCCAAAATTCTTAAATAAAGATGCCCAATATAAAGAATATAATTCTGTCTAGAAGAAAACACTTAAGAAAATTCATGTTTAAAGGAATCTGAACAGAAAGAAAATGGCATTAGTAAAATTATGACAAACTGAAGGGGGGAAGAGACAGACAGATCATGTTGAAAGCCATATTAGTTGACAAACCTTTTCTGGAAATAGAGAGGTGTACTTTGAGAGTGCAACAAtcatttgttgttttttgtgtggcTTTTTAGAAGCAACAGAATCAGTAGAGGACCCTAGAACGTTATCAGGTTGAAAAGAAGTTTGTGATGAACTTTTGCTTTTTGAAAGCAACTCCTCATTTAGGTTCACAGTAATCTCTCCACAGGCAATGTCCACATTCTTGATCATTACACCGACTTCcctacatccaaatcaagtgaATAAAAAGATATTAGCTGGTTTACCTTGCCTTATcattggaaattaaaaattaaaaataaaaaaaatctaatgatAGAAGAGACACAAAAAGTAATATAAGAATGAAAGTCTCATACTCAAGAAATCATATGCCACATTAAAAGCAATTAACTATGCTTTTGCATCTACAGAAAGAAACATATTTCTCCAAAGAT includes:
- the LOC126632265 gene encoding protein SABRE-like isoform X13, which translates into the protein MAASPVNFLFCFLVICITLWLLFMLLAWILSRVVGASIRFRFGGWKCIRDLVVEFKKGAVESVSVGEIKLSLRQSLVKLFGFISKDPKLQVLICDLEVVMRPSSRSTAKAKPRRPRTTKANSGRGKWMVVANIARYLSVSITDLVLKMPKASIEVKELKVDISKDGASKQNLIVKLQISPIVVLRSDPRVSCDLSNFSTGGSISASQTSSSMMERTSALFICEDFILSCEFGHDREVGVMIKNVDIACGEITVNLNEELLSKSKSSSQTSFQPDNVLGSSTDSVASKKPHKKQQMIVALSKYTSLFPEKVSFSLPKLDVRFVHREYDFSVENNIMGIQLKSTKSQSSEDVGETTRLDVQLDFSEIHLLREAGISVLEILKVDVASFFYIPVQPTLPVRAEMDVKLGGTQCNVIMNRLKPWLRLHFSKKKRMVLREGTSTLDKPPPTDDTKAIMWTCTVSAPEMTIVVYSISGLPLYHGCSQSSHIFANNISNTGTTVHMELGELNLHMADEYQECLKESLFGVESNSGSIINVGKVSLDWGKKDMESSKEDGPKCKLVLSVDVTGMGVFFTFKRVESLISTAMSFQALLKTLSSSERRASQSRGRPSKPSGKGTQLLKLNLERCSVKFCGEAGLENTVVADPKRVNYGSQGGRVVISTSDDGTPRVADIMSTTSDERKKLRYSISLDIFHLSLRVNKEKQSTQIELERARSIYQDHLEEDKPETKVALFDIQNSKFVRRSGGLKEVAVCSLFSATDITVRWEPDVQLSLVELGLQLKLLVHNQKLQRHGSEDAPGMKGSDQKKEVIAEPVNLDKPKKRESIFAVDVEMLSIFAEAGDGVDAMVQVQSIFSENARIGVLLEGLMLSFNGSRVLKSSRMQISRVPSASCPSDAKTPVATTWDWVIQGLDVHICLPYRLELRAIDDSVEEMLRALKLVSAARTSLIFPTKKDTSKPKKPGSMKVGCLKFGIRKLTADIEEEPLQGWLDEHYQLMKNEASELAVRLKFLDEFVSKANQIPKTTETVDSTQGRKTFFNGVEIDVQDPSAVNEMKGEIYKQSFKSYYRACKNLAPSEGSGACREGFQSGFKPSTSRTSLLSITARDLDVTLTRIDGGDDGMIEVIKTLDPVCCENDIPFSRLYGSNILLHAGSLVVQLRDYASPLLCGTSGKCEGRLVLAQQATSFQPQVYKEVYIGRWRKVNMLRSASGTTPPMKTFTDLSLHFQKAEVSFGVGYEPAFADVTYAFSVALRRANLSVRNPNPLPTPPKKEKSLPWWDDMRNYIHGNITLLFSEAKFNILATTDPYEKLDKLQIITGSMEIQQSDGRIYVSANAFKIFLSSLESLANNRGLKLPKGVSGPLLEAPAFTVEVTLGWECESGNPMNHYLFALPAEGRPRDKVFDPYRSTSLSLRWTFSLRPSPLEKQSTFSTEAGNGDVDGTVYGPPHKDDNVSVLSPTLNVGAHDLAWLIKFWNMNYLPPHKLRSFARWPRFGVPRVPRSGNLSLDRVMTEFMLRIDAAPTCLKHMPLDDDDPAKGLTFNMTKLKCEMCYSRGKQKYTFECKREPLDLVYQGFDLHMPKAFLNKKESTSVAKVVQMTIKNSQSASTDRGPNEKSNYVSSCTEKHRDDGFLLSSDYFTIRRQAPKADPARLLAWQEAGRKNLEMTYVRSEFENGSESDEHTRSDHSDDDGYNVVIADNCQRIFVYGLKLLWTIENRDAVWSFVGGLSKAFQPSKPSPSRQYAQRKLHEENQAHTGGEMQQDGNSKPSTTSHGVTSSSVEHAETSGSLSSPAHPVKLENSSSATENSSSVAVGNSSSATSGNSPSVVVGNSSSAVVAKNRDTNDSEEEGTRHFMVNVIEPQFNLHSEDANGRFLLAAVSGRVLARSFHSVLQVGSEMLEQALGTGNVNIPECEPEMTWKRMEFSVMLEHVQAHVAPTDVDPGAGLQWLPKIRRSSPKVKRTGALLERVFMPCDMYFRYTRHKGGTPELKVKPLKELTFNSRNITATMTSRQFQVMLDVLTNLLFARLPKPRKSSLSLPAEDDEDVEEEADEVVPDGVEEVELAKVDLEQKEREQKLVLGDIRKLSLRCDTTGDLYPEKEGDLWMINCTRSTLVQGLKRELVNSKKSRKASYASLRMALHKAAQLRLMEKEKNKSPSYAMRISLQINKVVWSMIVDGKSFAEAEINDMIYDFDRDYKDVGVAQFTTKNFVVRNCLPNAKSDMLLSAWNPPTEWEKKVLLRVDAKQGAPKDGNSSLERFQVEIYPLKIHLTEAMYRMMWGYLFPEEEQDSQRRQEVWKVSTTAGAKRVKKGSLVPEISALSGQTNKESEASSKASASAPATSQSSVHADPVQESKLQNLKTTVGGSPTRELRRTSSFDRSWEDTVAESVATELVLQSITGPLGSIEPDESSKNKLKDPKAVKSGRSSHEEKKVTKSQEEKRSRPRKMMEFHNIKISQVELCVTYEGSRFVVNDLKLLMDTFHRVEFTGTWRRLFSRVKKHIIWGVLKSVTGMQGKKFKDKANSQREPSGSGVPDSDLNFSDNEGQPEQPDQNPIPFLKRPSDGAGDGFVTSIRGLFNTQRRKAKAFVLRTMRGEAENDFQGDWSESDAEFSPFARQLTITKAKRLIRRHTKKFRSRKGSSSQQRDSLASSPRETTAFESDSSSGSSPYEDFNEGNILSSREVP